Proteins found in one Oryza glaberrima chromosome 4, OglaRS2, whole genome shotgun sequence genomic segment:
- the LOC127769595 gene encoding uncharacterized protein LOC127769595 isoform X1: MAMAARTLALAFPLPLCAVSSPRRATPLALPRRGAARPLASLAQCPARGHSPSPRRAAGRALAPCAAMRGSGGGGGGGEFASDDGGGARALLRATLWGAEAAYILWLFLLPYAPGDPVWGISQATISDLIGLSLNFFLILPLLNSAGVHLLESPVLHPVAEGLFNFVIAWTLLFAPLLFTDSRRDRFKGSLDLLWGFQMFLTNTFLIPYMAIRLNDPDKDKSPPQTSKLGSVMVRGAPIVGLTGGLVCILSIAWALFGRADASFGGIAERWQYVQSYVFSERFAYAFLWDILLYSIFQPWLIADNIQNVKASATEFVNSVRFLPVIGLVAYLFCLEDRDD, translated from the exons atggcgatggcggcgcgaaCCCTCGCCCTCGcattccccctccccctctgcgccgtctcctccccgcgccgcgccaccccaCTCGCCTTGCCCCGCCGCGGGGCGGCACGACCGCTGGCCTCGCTAGCCCAGTGCCCCGCGCGTGGCCACTCCCCCTcgccgcggcgagcagcggGGCGGGCCCTTGCGCCGTGCGCGGCCatgcgtggcagcggcggcggtggcggtggcggagagttTGCCTcggacgatggcggcggggcgCGCGCGCTGCTTCGGGCGACGCTGTGGGGCGCCGAGGCCGCCTACATCCTCTGGCTCTTCCTCCTACCATACGCTCCG GGTGACCCGGTGTGGGGTATCTCGCAAGCAACGATCAGTGACCTCATTGGCTTGTCGCTCAATTTCTTCTTAATCCTGCCATTGCTCAATTCTG CTGGAGTTCACCTGCTTGAATCCCCGGTGTTGCACCCA GTGGCTGAAGGATTGTTCAATTTTGTGATCGCTTGGACACTGCTCTTTGCGCCGCTTCTCTTCACGGATTCTAGGAGGGATCGGTTCAAGGGATCACTCGACCTACTGTGGGGTTTTCAGATGTTCCTCACAAACA CTTTCCTGATACCTTACATGGCAATCCGACTCAATGATCCTGACAAGGACAAGTCTCCACCACAAACATCAAAATTGGGTTCAGTTATGGTAAGAGGTGCTCCAATTGTCGGCCTAACTGGTGGCTTGGTCTGTATTTTGTCGATTGCTTGGGCACTCTTTGGTCGCGCGGATGCTAGTTTTGGGGGCATTGCTGAACGCTGGCAGTATGTCCAAAGTTATGTCTTTTCAGAGCGGTTTGCTTATGCATTTCTTTGGGACATACTGCTGTATTCCATATTCCAGCCATGGTTGATCGCGGACAATATTCAGAACGTGAAGGCAAGTGCTACTGAGTTTGTGAATTCAGTAAGGTTTCTTCCTGTTATTGGTCTTGTTGCCTACCTGTTCTGCTTAGAGGACAGAGATGATTAG
- the LOC127770593 gene encoding 14-3-3-like protein GF14-B, translating into MSAQAELSREENVYMAKLAEQAERYEEMVEFMEKVAKTVDSEELTVEERNLLSVAYKNVIGARRASWRIISSIEQKEESRGNEDRVTLIKDYRGKIETELTKICDGILKLLESHLVPSSTAPESKVFYLKMKGDYYRYLAEFKTGAERKDAAENTMVAYKAAQDIALAELPPTHPIRLGLALNFSVFYYEILNSPDRACNLAKQAFDEAISELDTLSEESYKDSTLIMQLLRDNLTLWTSDISEDTAEEIREAPKRDSSEGQ; encoded by the exons ATGTCGGCACAGGCGGAGCTTTCCCGTGAGGAGAATGTGTACATGGCCAAGCTCGCTGAGCAAGCCGAGAGGTACGAGGAGATGGTCGAATTCATGGAGAAGGTGGCCAAGACGGTTGACTCTGAGGAGCTCACCGTGGAGGAGCGCAACCTCCTGTCTGTTGCATACAAGAATGTGATTGGAGCCCGCCGTGCGTCATGGCGCATTATCTCCTCCATTGAGCAGAAGGAGGAAAGCCGTGGTAACGAGGACCGTGTCACACTCATCAAGGACTACCGTGGCAAGATCGAGACTGAGCTCACCAAGATTTGCGACGGCATTCTCAAGCTGCTTGAATCCCACCTTGTCCCCTCTTCCACTGCCCCTGAGTCCAAGGTCTTCTACCTCAAAATGAAGGGTGACTACTACAG GTACCTTGCCGAATTTAAGACCGGGGCTGAGAGGAAGGATGCTGCTGAGAATACCATGGTGGCATACAAGGCTGCTCAG GACATTGCTTTGGCTGAGCTGCCTCCAACTCATCCAATTAGGCTTGGGCTAGCTCTTAACTTCTCAGTGTTCTACTATGAGATCCTCAACTCGCCTGATCGTGCTTGCAACCTCGCAAAGCAG GCTTTTGATGAGGCCATCTCGGAGCTGGACACCCTGAGCGAGGAGTCCTACAAGGACAGCACTTTGATCATGCAACTCCTCCGTGATAACCTGACCCTGTGGACTTCAGACATCTCG GAGGACACCGCGGAAGAGATCAGGGAAGCTCCGAAGCGCGACTCCAGCGAGGGGCAGTAA
- the LOC127769595 gene encoding uncharacterized protein LOC127769595 isoform X2 encodes MAAGRARCFGRRCGAPRPPTSSGSSSYHTLRSGDPVWGISQATISDLIGLSLNFFLILPLLNSAGVHLLESPVLHPVAEGLFNFVIAWTLLFAPLLFTDSRRDRFKGSLDLLWGFQMFLTNTFLIPYMAIRLNDPDKDKSPPQTSKLGSVMVRGAPIVGLTGGLVCILSIAWALFGRADASFGGIAERWQYVQSYVFSERFAYAFLWDILLYSIFQPWLIADNIQNVKASATEFVNSVRFLPVIGLVAYLFCLEDRDD; translated from the exons atggcggcggggcgCGCGCGCTGCTTCGGGCGACGCTGTGGGGCGCCGAGGCCGCCTACATCCTCTGGCTCTTCCTCCTACCATACGCTCCGGTCT GGTGACCCGGTGTGGGGTATCTCGCAAGCAACGATCAGTGACCTCATTGGCTTGTCGCTCAATTTCTTCTTAATCCTGCCATTGCTCAATTCTG CTGGAGTTCACCTGCTTGAATCCCCGGTGTTGCACCCA GTGGCTGAAGGATTGTTCAATTTTGTGATCGCTTGGACACTGCTCTTTGCGCCGCTTCTCTTCACGGATTCTAGGAGGGATCGGTTCAAGGGATCACTCGACCTACTGTGGGGTTTTCAGATGTTCCTCACAAACA CTTTCCTGATACCTTACATGGCAATCCGACTCAATGATCCTGACAAGGACAAGTCTCCACCACAAACATCAAAATTGGGTTCAGTTATGGTAAGAGGTGCTCCAATTGTCGGCCTAACTGGTGGCTTGGTCTGTATTTTGTCGATTGCTTGGGCACTCTTTGGTCGCGCGGATGCTAGTTTTGGGGGCATTGCTGAACGCTGGCAGTATGTCCAAAGTTATGTCTTTTCAGAGCGGTTTGCTTATGCATTTCTTTGGGACATACTGCTGTATTCCATATTCCAGCCATGGTTGATCGCGGACAATATTCAGAACGTGAAGGCAAGTGCTACTGAGTTTGTGAATTCAGTAAGGTTTCTTCCTGTTATTGGTCTTGTTGCCTACCTGTTCTGCTTAGAGGACAGAGATGATTAG
- the LOC127771354 gene encoding lysine histidine transporter-like 6, giving the protein MVTSSVLPKVVDDAGEGEANPRRAKWWYATFHSVTAMVGAGVLSLPYAMAHLGWGPGTAALVVSWGMTLYTLRLLIELHECVPGVRFDRYRDLGAHALGPRLGPWLVVPQQLIVQLGCDVVYMVIGGKCLMKFAESVSSWSRAPQLHHQSYWICIFGASQFLLSQLPSLDSITAVSLAAAAMSVGYSTISWAACLARGTPAAAEGGGGGVSYAYKDGTAADSVFRVCSALGQVAFAYAGHGVVLEIQATIPSTPTKPSRGAMWKGAVAAYLVTALCYFPVAIAGYWAFGRDVSDNVLVALRRPPWLVAAANMMVVVHVLGSYQVYAMPIFETLETILITRIRLPPGALLRLVARSAYVAFTLFVAVTFPFFGDLLGFFGGFGFTPTSYFLPCILWLKIKKPPRFSASWFANWGCIVVGVLLMIASTIGGLRSIIQDASTFQFYS; this is encoded by the exons ATGGTCACTTCTTCAGTTCTTCCTAAG GTGGTTGATGatgccggcgagggcgaggccaACCCTCGCCGGGCGAAATGGTGGTACGCGACGTTCCACAGCGTCACCGCCAtggtcggcgccggcgtgctCAGCTTGCCGTACGCCATGGCTCACCTAGGATG GGggccggggacggcggcgctggtggtGTCGTGGGGGATGACGCTGTACACGCTGCGGCTGCTGATCGAGCTGCACGAGTGCGTGCCCGGGGTGCGGTTCGACCGGTACCGCGACCTCGGCGCGCACGCGCTGGGCCCGCGCCTGGGGCCCTGGCTCGTCGTGCCGCAGCAGCTCATCGTGCAGCTCGGCTGCGACGTGGTGTACATGGTCATCGGCGGGAAATGCCTCATGAAGTTCGCCGAGTCGGTGTCGTCGTGGTCGCGCGCGCCGCAGCTGCACCACCAGTCCTACTGGATCTGCATCTTCGGCGCCTCCCAGTTCCTCCTCTCCCAGCTCCCCAGCCTCGACTCCATCACCgccgtctccctcgccgccgccgccatgtccgtCGGCTACTCGACGATATCATGGGCGGCGTGCTTGGCGAGGGGTACTCCCGCGGccgcggagggcggcggtggggggGTGAGCTACGCGTACAAGGACGGGACGGCGGCGGACTCGGTGTTCCGGGTGTGCAGCGCGCTGGGGCAGGTGGCGTTCGCGTACGCCGGGCACGGGGTGGTGCTGGAGATCCAGGCGACGATCCCGTCCACGCCGACGAAGCCGTCGAGGGGGGCCATGTGGAAGGGCGCCGTGGCGGCCTACCTGGTCACCGCGCTCTGCTACTTCCCCGTCGCGATCGCGGGCTACTGGGCGTTCGGCCGCGACGTCTCCGACAACGTGCTCGTCGCgttgcggcggccgccgtggctcgtcgccgccgctaaCATGATGGTCGTCGTCCACGTCCTCGGCAGCTACCAGGTGTACGCCATGCCCATCTTCGAGACCCTCGAGACGATTCTGATCACCAGGATCAGGCTCCCTCCCGGGgcgctcctccgcctcgtcgcccgATCAGCCTACGTCG CGTTCACGCTGTTCGTCGCGGTGACGTTCCCGTTCTTCGGCGACCTGCTCGGCTTCTTCGGCGGCTTCGGGTTCACGCCGACGTCCTACTTC CTCCCCTGTATTCTGTGGCTGAAGATCAAGAAGCCTCCGAGGTTCAGCGCGTCGTGGTTTGCCAACTGG GGTTGCATCGTCGTTGGAGTGCTGTTGATGATCGCTTCCACCATCGGCGGGCTACGAAGCATCATCCAGGATGCCTCGACGTTCCAGTTCTACTCGTGA